The Tautonia plasticadhaerens nucleotide sequence TGCGGCTGCTGGCCACGGCGCTGTTGCTCAACGGGATCGCGATGGCCGTCTGCGGGTCGTCCCGGCCGGCGAGCGGGGCGGAGCACCTGATCTCCCACGCGCTGGACGCGATCGCCCGTCGTCCGAGGCTGCACGGGCTCCAGGTCGGCGTGGCGACGTACCTCGTCAGCCGGCTCCAGGGGGGCGGGGGGACCGCCCGGATCGCCGAGGCCTTCGACCGCACCGGCTTCTGGGAGGGGGTCCGGGCCGACCCCTTCCCGAAGGCCGAGTGGCTGGAGGCGGTGCGTCGGGCGCCCGCGATCAACCCGGGGCGCTACACGGTGCTCTCGACGAGGGACTGCGTGCCGGAGGTCGCGGCGATGATCGAGGGGGACGGGCTGCTGCGGGGCTGCTTCGAGGGGTGATCGGCGGGCGAGCCCCGGGCCGAGGCCCGCCGCGCCCGTGCCCCCGGCGGGCGGGGAGGCCCGGGGTCCCTCACCAGCCGAGGCCGAGGGAGGAGAGCTCGTCCCGCAGGGCGAGGAGGTCCCAGGCCTCGACGATCCGCTCCTCGGAGCCCCGGCCGTCGATGCAGGCGAGGCGCCGGCCGTCGGGGGAGAAGATGAGGCCGAAGACGGCGTTGCGGCGGCCGGGCAGCCGGAACAGGCGGCGGGGCCCCTCGGCGTCGTCGAGGGCCCAGAGGGCGAGCGCGCCGTCGTAGTCGCCCACGGCGATCGAGGATCCGTCGGGGGAGAAGGCGACGGCGGAGGCCCATCGGGGGCGGGCCGGGTCGGGGGCCGAGAGGCGGTCGAGGACCTCGAAGGTCCCGGTCGAGACCAGGGAGACCTCGCCCCCCTCGCCGCCGAGGGCCAGCGTCGAGCCGTCGGGGTGCATCGCCAGGCTCCCGGATCGCCCCATCGGGGGGATCGCCAGGGGCCCGGGCCGGCCGTCGTCGAGCGACCAGGCGTGCAGGTCGCCGCGGTCGAGGAAGTACAGGCGACGGCCGCCGGGGGAGAGCGCCGAGGCGGGGACGAAGGGGGGAGGGGGTGCGTCGGGCCGGGGGAACCGGCCGATCCGGACGCCCTCGACGAGCCCCCGGAGGGCCTCCTCGATCCGCTCCTGGGTGCGTCGGGAGGGGGGGAGGTCCCCGTCCCGGGAGGGGAGCAGGCCCGCCAGCGCCTCGAAGGCCGACGCCCGGCCGGGGAGCGACCCCGAGTCGTCGTCGAGGACCATCCGCCCCTCGGAGTCGAAGGCCCGGACCCGGGCCGTCCCGCCGACGGGGGCGACGACGACCAGGTCCCTCCCCTCGGGGGGCAGCCCGGAGGGGTCGTCCATCGGCGGGAGCACGAGGATCTCGGCCCCCCGGGGGGGGGCGAGCCGGGTCAGGGAGCCGGGGCCCCCCCGGTCGTCGGCGCGCCAGAGCCAGAGCTGGTCCGGGTCGCGTCGGGCCGGGTTGCCGGGCCCGGGGGGCTCCCGAGGCCGGCTCGGGTCGTCCTCGGGCCAGTCGAAGTCCCGGAGCAGCACGACGGCGAGGCGGTCGGGGGACCGGGCGAGCACCCGGATCCCCCGGAATTCGGCAGGGGTGCCGTCTCCCGGGTCCCGGTCGGGCCCGGCGTCGGCGGACGGCCAGGGGAGCCGGTCGACGGGGGGCGCGTCGTCGGGGGTGTCGAACCGGGAGAGGCCGTCGGGGCCGAAGGCGAGCAGCAGGCCGTCTGGCCCGAGGGCGAAGGCGGCGGAGTGGACCTCGGGCCGGTCCCAGGGGCGGGCCCGGGTGGGGCAGTGGTCGGGGTGCCAGACGCGGGGGGAGTCGTCCATCAGGGGCATGACCAGCAGGCCGTCGGCCCCGAAGGCGGGCAGGCGGGTGGGGGCGTCGGCGGCGAACTCGAAGGCGACCCGGCCGATCGGCTCGGCGATCGACCAGACCTCGGTCGACGGCCCGGAGGCGACCAGCAGGGTGCGGTCGTCGGCGAAGGCGGCGTCCTGGACCCAGCCCTCGGTCGAGACCACGGCCACCGGGGAGTTGGCGGCCGGGTCCCACAGCTCGACCCCGGTGTTCGTGCCCACCGCCGCCAGCAGCCGGCCGCTGGGGTTGAAGTTGAGCTGGCGGATGTAGCCGCCGCGCGGCTCGCTGAGGCCGGGCAGCTGGATCGGGTCGGCGCCGGACCAGGGGTCGACCTCCCAGAGCAGGATCCGGCCGTCCCCGGCCGTGGCGACCAGGCCGTCGGGCCCGGCGGCCAGGGCGGTCAGGCCCATCCCGGCGCCGAAGCCGGCCAGCCGGCCGCCGTCGTCGGCGTCGAAGATGACCACCCGGGACTCGGGGGAGGACCGCGCGACGAGGACCGTCCGGCCCCCGGGGTCGACGGCCACCAGCGGGCGGATCTCCCCGAACCTCGGGCCCGGCTCGACCTCGATCTCGTCGAGCGTCTCCAGCTCGGCGGCCGGGATGGTGTCCAGGTCCCAGAGCCGGATCCGGAAGCCGACCAGCGACCCCCGGCCGTCGCGGTCGTCGGCCCGGCGGCGGTCGGCGGCGGCGTCGTCCGGGGCGTCCCCCCCCCCCGACCGGTCGGGGGGGGGCCGGCGGGTCGCCTCGATGGTAACGAGGCGCCGGCCGTCGGCCGCCGCCAGCAGGCCGAGGACCTCGGCGCCGTCGAGCATCAGCTCGGAGGAGGATCCGGAGGCGGGGTCGACCAGCAGGACGCCGGACCCGTCGGGATCGGGCACGGCGACGGAGCGGTCGACCAGGGCGGCGCCCGGCCAGGGGGGGGTCCAGCCCCCCCTGCGGGACGACTCCCCCGGGGCGTCCTCGCCCCCGGCCGGGACGGCGGGGCGGAGCCGATGGGCGGCCGGGGCCCGGCCCTGCTCGACGTCCCAGATCGAGAGGGTCTCGCCGTCCTCGCCGAGCACGGCGACCGGCCCGGCCGGGCCGTCGGGCCGGGGGTCGATCGGGGCCAGGCCCCGGACCCGGCCGGTGGCCAGGGCGGGGCGGTCCTCCACGTCCCGGTCGGCCAGCAGGGCGACGGCCTCGTCCCGGAGCCGGAGGCGCATCGACTCGTCGGGGGCGAGCCGGGCGGCCTCGTTGAGCTTGGCGCGGCCGGCCTCCCGACGCCGGGGCATGATCGAGTCCCGGAGCACGGGGAGCTGGCTGAGCAGCTCGCCGGCCCGGGCGGCCCGCTCGGACCGGGTGGCGGCGCGCGACACCTCCAGGGCGTCGGCCAGCTCGGCCCGGGCGGTCTGCGCGGCCCGGGTGGCGTCGCGTTGCTTCTCCAGGGCGTCGGCCACCCGGTCGCGCTCGTTGGCGATCCGGACGTAGGCGAAGGCCGCCGTGGCCAGGATGGCCACGGCGGCGGCCGAGGAGATGATCGAGGCCGCCGGGTGCCGCCGGGCGAGCCGCCAGGTCCGGCCGACGGGGCTGATCCGCCGGGCCCGGACCGGCTCGAAGTCGAGGAAGCGGCCGAGGTCCTCGGCCAGCTCGGCGGCCGATTCGTAGCGGTCCCCGGGCCGCTTGGACATGGCCTTCAGGACGATCGTCTCCAGGTCCCGGGGCAGGCGTCGGGCGAACTTGCGGGGCGGCGGGGGGTCGCGGTCGGCGATCTGGCGGACCAGCTCGGCGGTCGACCGGCCGTCGAAGGGGGGGCGCAGCGTCAGCAGCTCGTACAGGGTGGCGCCGAGGCTGTAGACGTCGGTCGCGGGGCCGACGGTGCGGCCCTCAGCCTGCTCGGGGCTCATGTAGCGGGGGGTGCCGACCAGGCCATCCCCCCGGGTCTGGCCGGGATCCTCCAGGCGACGGGCCAGGCCGAAGTCGGCGACCCAGACGATCCCCCGGGCGTCGACCAGCAGGTTCGACGGCTTCACGTCGCGGTGGACGACCCCGCGGCGGTGGGCGTAGGCCAGCGCCTCGGCGGCCTGCCGGCCGACCCGGGCGACCCAGCGGTGGTACTCGGACCCGGTCGGCGGCAGGAACGGCGGCGGCCGGTCGTCGCGCCGACGGGGGGCCCCCACGGGGGCGCCGACCCCCGGGGCCCAGCTCGTCGTGCTCCCCTCGCCCCGGCCGGGGACCGAGAGCAGGCCGGAGGCGGAGGCCGAGTGGTGGTCGTCGTCGAGGACGGCCGTCGGGGGCGTGGGGCCGGAGGGGGCCCGGCCGCTGGGGGAGCCGGAGGCGGTCAGGCGGTCCCGGCGGAGGACCCGGAGGACCCGGTCCAGCCCCGAGCCCTCGATCCGCTGCATGGCGTAGTAGCAGAGCCCGCCGACCTGGCCGACGTCGAAGACCGGGACGATGTGCGTGTGGTGCAGGCCGGCGGCCGTCTTCGCCTCGTTGAGGAACCGCCGACGCCCCGAGGAGCCGGGGGCGGCGTGGCCGCCGAGGATCTTCAGCGCGACCGGCCGGTCGAGGTCGACGTGGACGGCCTCGTAGACGACCCCCATGCCGCCCCGGCCCAGCTCCCGGACGATCCGGTAGCCGGCCACCCGGTAGCCGGCCTCCAGCCGCCTCGGGCCGACGCCGCCGGGGCCGACCCCCGAGCCGACGAGCCCCTGGACCAGCGCCAGGCCGTCGAGCGCCTCCCGGAGCTCGTCGCCCAGGTCGGGGTACTCGGAGACGAACGACTCCAGGTCCGGCGCCCGGCCGGATTCGGCCAGCTCCAGGAACGCCTCGACGGCCTCGCCGAGCCGCTCGTCGCGGTTGCCGGCGCCGGGAGCGGGGCCGGGTCCGGGTCCTGCCTGGGGGGGCATCATGATCGACCCTCGGGTCGGTTCGTCGGAGTCGAAGGGAGGAGATCCGGCGGGGATGGGGGCCGGACGGGGACGCGGAGAGGGGCCGGGGCCACCCTCGGGGGTACGCGATCGAGGGGACGGACGCAAGCCCCGAGGCGGCCCGGCCGCCGCAGACGGGGACGAGGGCCGGCGGGGCCGATCCGGGGGGTCGGCGTCCCTCGGTCGGCCGCCCGGCGCCGCGAGGGCCCACCTGCCGGCGACCGGGTCCGCCCCGGGCGAGGGGGCGGCCTCCCCGGGCGGGCGGTCCCGGCCGGGGCCCCGGCCCCCGGCTTTTTTCAGCGATATTCGGGGGCGGGTCGGCCCATCAATCTCCGCCGGACCGGCGGGACGGGCCGCGCCCCTCCCGGGACTGCATGGATTGATGACATCCACCCGGCGGGCCGTGCGGGGCCCGGGGCCCGGGTCGGGACGGCGGGCGGGATCCGGGCGCCCGGGTCACTGCCCCTCGAAGCGGAGCGAGCCGCCGGGGGGCCCCTCCAGGGTCTGCTTCAGGCGCTTGAGGCCCTTGGCCCAGAGGCCCCGGACGACCTTGCGGCCGACGCCCATCTGGTCGCCGATGGCCTCGAAGGACTGGTTCTCGGCGTGATAGCGCCAGAGGACCTCGGCCTCGGCCTCGGGCAGGTCGGTGAGGGCGTCGGCCAGCAGGACGATCAGCTCCCGGCGGCTGGCCTGCTCGCTGGGGCTGGTCTGGCTCAGCGCGAGCACGTCGAGCAGCCGGCCGCCCCCCTCCCCCTCGCCCGGCGGGCCGCCCCCCTCGGCATCCCAGGGGGCGTCCAGGGGGAGGGCGTGGCCGTCCCCCCCCCGCTTGGCCCGGCTGTGATAGCGGCCGAGGTCCGCCAGCTTCTGGCCGACCAGGCGGCGGAGCCAGCCGACCAGCGCCGCCTCGTTCTGGCCGGTGAAGGCGGGGAACTGGCGGACGACCTCGACGAGCGTCTCCTGCACCACGTCGGAGAGCTCGACCCGCTCCCGGAGCCGGGGCCCCATGCCGGACCGGACGACCATCCGCAGGTAGTTGCGGTAGAGGTTGCAGAGTTCCCCCAGCGCCTCGGCCCGTCCGGCCCGGGCCTCGGCCATCAGTTCGGTCGGTCCGGCTCCCATCGGCGATGGCCTCCGCGGGCGTCCGCCGGTGACCGGCCGGGGGGCCGTCGGCGACGCTTGCTCGGGGGGGCGTGCGGTCGATCCGGGCCGCCTCACTCCGAGTTCCTTCATCATCGGCCCCGGGCCGCCGCCCGGCAAGGGGAGTCGGCCCGAACCCCGACGACCGCCCGACGCCGGGGCCTCGGGGGGTGGCGGGGGGGCGCAACGGGGAACGCCCCGCGCCGGTGGGCCGGCGCGGGGCGTCGTGGTGTGGTGCGTCGGGCTCGGCCCGAGGCCGAGGCCGGGTCAGGCGGCCTTGTGGGCCAGGGCCCGGCGACGCAGTCCCAGGCCGCCGGCCAGGGCGACCAGGAAGACGGCGATCGAGGCCGGCTCAGGAATCTGCACGGCTTCGATGCGGCCCTGGATGCTGGTGCGGCCGCCGTTGGTGGTGAAGGGGGCGATGTCCACCGGGTCGATCTTGGTGATCTTGGCGATGAAGTCGCCCACCTGGAAGGTCGGCAGGTTGTCCGGGTCGAGGTTGAACGTCGCGGTGACGCTCGACTGGGTCTCGCCGGTGATGACGCCGTTGAGCACGCCGTCGATGAAGATCGGCGTGTCGTTGGGGCTGGGCGCCTGGCCGTTGACCTCGCCCACGGTCAGGGCGATGGTGAAGGGCATGTCCTCGTAGGTCGTGGAGACGTTGGCGCCGAGGTCCGGCAGGACCTGGAACTCGCCGAGGCTGATGTTCGACGGGGTCCGGACGGTCTGCTGGATGATCCCGTTGTAGTTGAGCAGGTTGCCGTTGGTGACCTTGGCGGTGTCGCCGAAGGTGCCGGCGGTGCTGAACCGCATGAGCGGGCTCGCCGGGACCGGCTCGGCGGCCACCGGCTCGAGGACCTGGGTCGTGGCGATCTCGTCGACGACGGTCTCGTCGACGTCCGTCTCGATCTCGTCGGCGAAGGCCGACGGGGCCACCAGGCCGAAGGCCAGGGCCAAACCCGCCAACCGCAGCCCGGCCCAGCCGTGAATCGTGTGCATCCTTACCCTCCTGAATCATCGAAGATTCGACGCCCTTCCAGGGCGCCGGGACCGGGCCGCCTCCGCGGTGCGGTGGCCGCCCCGGCCTCGGAATCGTGGCCAGACCCCCGGGGCCCCCCTGCCCTCGCCGACGCACCCCGCCGCGAGGCGGCCGGGGCGACGGTTCGGGAAGAGCGGCCCGCGATCCGGGTCCGGGGAAGCACCCCCCGGGTCCCGTTCACGTCCTCGCCCCCCTCGCGTCTTCTGGGGGGGCGTTCGGACCAGAGCCTCTCGGTTCGAGCGACGGCGA carries:
- a CDS encoding WD40 repeat domain-containing serine/threonine protein kinase, with protein sequence MMPPQAGPGPGPAPGAGNRDERLGEAVEAFLELAESGRAPDLESFVSEYPDLGDELREALDGLALVQGLVGSGVGPGGVGPRRLEAGYRVAGYRIVRELGRGGMGVVYEAVHVDLDRPVALKILGGHAAPGSSGRRRFLNEAKTAAGLHHTHIVPVFDVGQVGGLCYYAMQRIEGSGLDRVLRVLRRDRLTASGSPSGRAPSGPTPPTAVLDDDHHSASASGLLSVPGRGEGSTTSWAPGVGAPVGAPRRRDDRPPPFLPPTGSEYHRWVARVGRQAAEALAYAHRRGVVHRDVKPSNLLVDARGIVWVADFGLARRLEDPGQTRGDGLVGTPRYMSPEQAEGRTVGPATDVYSLGATLYELLTLRPPFDGRSTAELVRQIADRDPPPPRKFARRLPRDLETIVLKAMSKRPGDRYESAAELAEDLGRFLDFEPVRARRISPVGRTWRLARRHPAASIISSAAAVAILATAAFAYVRIANERDRVADALEKQRDATRAAQTARAELADALEVSRAATRSERAARAGELLSQLPVLRDSIMPRRREAGRAKLNEAARLAPDESMRLRLRDEAVALLADRDVEDRPALATGRVRGLAPIDPRPDGPAGPVAVLGEDGETLSIWDVEQGRAPAAHRLRPAVPAGGEDAPGESSRRGGWTPPWPGAALVDRSVAVPDPDGSGVLLVDPASGSSSELMLDGAEVLGLLAAADGRRLVTIEATRRPPPDRSGGGDAPDDAAADRRRADDRDGRGSLVGFRIRLWDLDTIPAAELETLDEIEVEPGPRFGEIRPLVAVDPGGRTVLVARSSPESRVVIFDADDGGRLAGFGAGMGLTALAAGPDGLVATAGDGRILLWEVDPWSGADPIQLPGLSEPRGGYIRQLNFNPSGRLLAAVGTNTGVELWDPAANSPVAVVSTEGWVQDAAFADDRTLLVASGPSTEVWSIAEPIGRVAFEFAADAPTRLPAFGADGLLVMPLMDDSPRVWHPDHCPTRARPWDRPEVHSAAFALGPDGLLLAFGPDGLSRFDTPDDAPPVDRLPWPSADAGPDRDPGDGTPAEFRGIRVLARSPDRLAVVLLRDFDWPEDDPSRPREPPGPGNPARRDPDQLWLWRADDRGGPGSLTRLAPPRGAEILVLPPMDDPSGLPPEGRDLVVVAPVGGTARVRAFDSEGRMVLDDDSGSLPGRASAFEALAGLLPSRDGDLPPSRRTQERIEEALRGLVEGVRIGRFPRPDAPPPPFVPASALSPGGRRLYFLDRGDLHAWSLDDGRPGPLAIPPMGRSGSLAMHPDGSTLALGGEGGEVSLVSTGTFEVLDRLSAPDPARPRWASAVAFSPDGSSIAVGDYDGALALWALDDAEGPRRLFRLPGRRNAVFGLIFSPDGRRLACIDGRGSEERIVEAWDLLALRDELSSLGLGW
- a CDS encoding sigma-70 family RNA polymerase sigma factor — encoded protein: MGAGPTELMAEARAGRAEALGELCNLYRNYLRMVVRSGMGPRLRERVELSDVVQETLVEVVRQFPAFTGQNEAALVGWLRRLVGQKLADLGRYHSRAKRGGDGHALPLDAPWDAEGGGPPGEGEGGGRLLDVLALSQTSPSEQASRRELIVLLADALTDLPEAEAEVLWRYHAENQSFEAIGDQMGVGRKVVRGLWAKGLKRLKQTLEGPPGGSLRFEGQ
- a CDS encoding PEP-CTERM sorting domain-containing protein (PEP-CTERM proteins occur, often in large numbers, in the proteomes of bacteria that also encode an exosortase, a predicted intramembrane cysteine proteinase. The presence of a PEP-CTERM domain at a protein's C-terminus predicts cleavage within the sorting domain, followed by covalent anchoring to some some component of the (usually Gram-negative) cell surface. Many PEP-CTERM proteins exhibit an unusual sequence composition that includes large numbers of potential glycosylation sites. Expression of one such protein has been shown restore the ability of a bacterium to form floc, a type of biofilm.), producing the protein MHTIHGWAGLRLAGLALAFGLVAPSAFADEIETDVDETVVDEIATTQVLEPVAAEPVPASPLMRFSTAGTFGDTAKVTNGNLLNYNGIIQQTVRTPSNISLGEFQVLPDLGANVSTTYEDMPFTIALTVGEVNGQAPSPNDTPIFIDGVLNGVITGETQSSVTATFNLDPDNLPTFQVGDFIAKITKIDPVDIAPFTTNGGRTSIQGRIEAVQIPEPASIAVFLVALAGGLGLRRRALAHKAA